The following are from one region of the Acipenser ruthenus chromosome 19, fAciRut3.2 maternal haplotype, whole genome shotgun sequence genome:
- the nod2 gene encoding nucleotide-binding oligomerization domain-containing protein 2 isoform X1, producing MSAQCLLRSQRDQLVGVLAGGSQDTFHSLLDYLLAWEALLQEDYENVRVSGRTLSGATRSLLDLVEGKGEAACRLLFAALNQVLAASQKSHLSLEDFSSPPPLETDPPSSAVQSLLRYRPSLVRKLHGHVAATLKLLVDRGCFTQYDCDEVQLPVYTPSQQARRLLDLTRMKGEDTAQLLLTTIQQLGKGPADTPSGAIYLKYQKKLRTTVSAQSRFLSTYDRTDNICLEDIYTDGVLEVSQNACGTSDQKQCPIGLEDILSSAGTVNEDADTVLISGEAGSGKSTLLQWLHLLWASGRAFQEYLFVFPFSCRRLNFMEREVSLRSLIFEHCCWPDADQDQVFQFILSHPEKTLLTFDGFDEFKFCFADEKRHCSPTSPTGIQSVLFNLLQGNLLKSVCKVITSRLEAVSAPLKKYIRKEASLKGFSQQGIESFIRKNHSDPTVTARLIGSLQSNSALFSLCHIPVFSWIVSRCHAELLGQGSSSPQTMTDLYLMILQHFLLHSAQSAAGSWIQGRVGTILRLGKLALDGLVSSCYVFSTQDLKQAQVAEEDISTGFLSTSKNISSQSGKHYEFLHITVQCFFASLFIVINDNIDHFIIAALFCSGTKKSALASVRTCPEPCFLSTSRQESRVQTLLQKAERPNLQITASFVAGLLSQRHRSALLESCQPAKLARKHDYVKKYLSKGMLKHFKSIPPPLKGEKKSMHAMPEFVWLIKCIYEMQNSDLAKDAMAKLEVEHLKLTYCNIGPAECTALAFVLRHLKKPIGLQLDCNSVGDAGIEQLLPCLEKCHAIYLRNNNISDEGICRLLEKGIHCPSFQKIALFNNNLTNECTKHFAKLLKQKQNFLSLRLGNNHITEEGAEQLAEGLRESSSLQYLGLWGNKIGDKGAEALARALQSSRTLVWLSLVDNNIGSVGAHALAELIQGSVSLEELWLTNNHITRQGVQYLLEALEKNTTVKSVWLRGNKLSTEEVEELTQIDRRLTF from the exons ATGTCAGCTCAATGTCTCCTCCGCTCACAGAGGGACCAGCTCGTTGGAGTCCTGGCAGGAGGGTCTCAGGACACTTTCCACAGCCTGCTGGACTACCTGCTGGCATGGGAGGCACTGCTGCAGGAAGACTATGAGAACGTGAGGGTGTCTGGCCGCACCTTGTCTGGGGCCACCCGCAGTCTCCTGGACCTCGTTGAAGGCAAAGGGGAGGCAGCCTGCAGGCTCCTGTTTGCTGCTTTAAACCAAGTCCTGGCCGCTTCGCAGAAATCCCACCTGTCCCTGGAGGATTTCAGCAGCCCACCGCCGCTGGAAACGGACCCACCCTCCTCCGCGGTGCAGTCCCTCCTGCGGTACAGGCCTTCCCTGGTAAGAAAGCTCCACGGGCACGTCGCAGCCACGCTGAAGCTTCTCGTGGACAGAGGCTGTTTCACACAGTACGACTGTGATGAAGTTCAGCTGCCTGTGTACACACCCTCACAGCAG GCACGGAGACTGCTGGACCTCACCAGAATGAAGGGAGAAGACACTGCCCAGCTGCTACTGACGACCATCCAGCAGTTAGGAAAGGGACCCGCTGATACCCCCAGTG GTGCCATATACTTGAAGTACCAGAAGAAGCTGAGGACCACAGTTTCAGCCCAGTCGCGATTCCTCAGCACCTACGACAGGACCGACAACATCTGCCTGGAGGACATCTATACAGACGGCGTCCTGGAAGTATCGCAGAACGCATGTGGGACGAGTGACCAGAAGCAGTGTCCCATTGGGCTGGAGGACATCCTGAGCTCGGCCGGGACGGTGAACGAGGACGCAGACACAGTGCTGATATCGGGGGAGGCGGGCAGTGGAAAGAGCACCCTGCTGCAGTGGCTCCACCTGCTCTGGGCTTCGGGCAGGGCCTTCCAGGAATACCTATTCGTCTTCCCCTTCAGCTGCAGGAGACTGAACTTCATGGAGAGGGAGGTGTCTCTGCGTTCGCTCATCTTCGAACACTGCTGCTGGCCGGATGCAGACCAGGATCAGGTCTTCCAGTTCATCCTCAGCCACCCCGAGAAAACCCTGCTCACCTTCGACGGCTTCGACGAGTTTAAATTCTGCTTCGCCGACGAGAAGAGGCACTGCTCCCCCACCAGCCCCACAGGCATCCAAAGCGTCCTTTTCAATCTCCTGCAGGGAAACCTGCTGAAGAGCGTGTGCAAGGTGATCACCAGCAGGCTGGAGGCAGTCAGCGCCCCTCTGAAGAAGTACATCCGGAAGGAGGCATCCCTGAAAGGCTTTTCCCAACAAGGCATAGAGTCATTTATTAGGAAAAACCACAGCGACCCGACGGTCACAGCACGCTTGATTGGATCCTTACAGAGTAACTCAGCTCTTTTCAGCCTGTGCCACATTCCAGTTTTCTCCTGGATTGTTTCCAGGTGCCATGCAGAGCTGCTTGGGCAGGGGAGCAGCAGTCCACAGACCATGACAGACCTTTACCTGATGATACTTCAGCACTTCCTCCTGCACTCAGCCCAGTCTGCGGCTGGCAGCTGGATACAGGGAAGGGTCGGCACCATCCTTCGCTTGGGAAAGCTGGCCCTGGATGGCTTAGTGTCGTCCTGCTATGTGTTTTCAACCCAGGATCTCAAGCAGGCTCAAGTGGCTGAGGAGGACATCTCAACAGGGTTTCTCAGCACCAGCAAGAACATCTCCTCCCAAAGCGGCAAGCACTACGAGTTCCTCCACATCACAGTGCAGTGCTTCTTTGCATCCCTCTTCATCGTTATCAACGACAACATCGACCATTTCATTATCGCTGCGCTTTTCTGTTCTGGTACCAAGAAGTCTGCACTGGCTTCTGTCAGGACTTGTCCGGAGCCTTGCTTCCTCTCCACCTCCCGCCAAGAAAGCAGAGTGCAAACGCTGCTGCAGAAAGCAGAAAGACCAAACCTTCAAATAACTGCCAGCTTTGTGGCTGGCCTGCTGTCTCAGCGCCACAGGAGTGCACTGCTCGAATCGTGCCAGCCTGCGAAACTGGCCAGGAAGCATGATTACGTGAAAAAGTACTTGTCTAAAGGCATGCTGAAGCACTTCAAATCAATACCTCCCCCGCTGAAGGGGGAGAAGAAAAGCATGCATGCCATGCCTGAATTTGTGTGGCTGATCAAGTGCATTTATGAAATGCAGAACAGCGACTTAGCCAAAGATGCCATGGCGAAACTTGAAGTGGAGCACTTGAAGCTGACCTACTGTAATATCGGCCCGGCTGAATGCACTGCCCTGGCCTTTGTGCTGAGGCATCTGAAGAAGCCTATCGGTTTGCAGTTAGACTGCAATTCAGTGGGAGACGCAGGAATCGAGCAGCTCCTTCCCTGCCTGGAGAAGTGTCATGCTATTTA CCTTCGCAACAATAACATTTCAGACGAGGGCATCTGCAGACTGCTTGAGAAAGGGATTCATTGCCCGAGTTTTCAGAAGATTGC GCTGTTTAACAACAACTTAACAAATGAATGTACGAAGCATTTTGCAAAACTTCTCAAGCAGAAGCAAAATTTTCTTTCCTTAAG GTTGGGTAATAACCACATCACAGAGGAAGGTGCGGAGCAGCTGGCCGAGGGGCTGAGAGAAAGCAGCTCCCTTCAGTACCTGGG GCTGTGGGGGAACAAGATCGGAGACAAGGGTGCAGAAGCACTGGCACGGGCCCTTCAGAGCAGCAGGACTTTGGTTTGGTTAAG CCTGGTAGACAACAACATCGGCAGTGTCGGGGCGCACGCTCTGGCTGAGCTGATCCAGGGGAGTGTCTCTCTGGAGGAGCTCTG GCTTACAAACAACCACATTACAAGACAGGGGGTGCAGTATCTTCTAGAAGCACTTGAGAAAAATACTACTGTTAAATCAGTGTG gTTGAGAGGCAACAAACTGAGCACTGAGGAGGTTGAGGAACTCACCCAGATTGACAGAAGACTTACTTTCTGA
- the nod2 gene encoding nucleotide-binding oligomerization domain-containing protein 2 isoform X2 yields MSAQCLLRSQRDQLVGVLAGGSQDTFHSLLDYLLAWEALLQEDYENVRVSGRTLSGATRSLLDLVEGKGEAACRLLFAALNQVLAASQKSHLSLEDFSSPPPLETDPPSSAVQSLLRYRPSLVRKLHGHVAATLKLLVDRGCFTQYDCDEVQLPVYTPSQQARRLLDLTRMKGEDTAQLLLTTIQQLGKGPADTPSGAIYLKYQKKLRTTVSAQSRFLSTYDRTDNICLEDIYTDGVLEVSQNACGTSDQKQCPIGLEDILSSAGTVNEDADTVLISGEAGSGKSTLLQWLHLLWASGRAFQEYLFVFPFSCRRLNFMEREVSLRSLIFEHCCWPDADQDQVFQFILSHPEKTLLTFDGFDEFKFCFADEKRHCSPTSPTGIQSVLFNLLQGNLLKSVCKVITSRLEAVSAPLKKYIRKEASLKGFSQQGIESFIRKNHSDPTVTARLIGSLQSNSALFSLCHIPVFSWIVSRCHAELLGQGSSSPQTMTDLYLMILQHFLLHSAQSAAGSWIQGRVGTILRLGKLALDGLVSSCYVFSTQDLKQAQVAEEDISTGFLSTSKNISSQSGKHYEFLHITVQCFFASLFIVINDNIDHFIIAALFCSGTKKSALASVRTCPEPCFLSTSRQESRVQTLLQKAERPNLQITASFVAGLLSQRHRSALLESCQPAKLARKHDYVKKYLSKGMLKHFKSIPPPLKGEKKSMHAMPEFVWLIKCIYEMQNSDLAKDAMAKLEVEHLKLTYCNIGPAECTALAFVLRHLKKPIGLQLDCNSVGDAGIEQLLPCLEKCHAIYLRNNNISDEGICRLLEKGIHCPSFQKIALFNNNLTNECTKHFAKLLKQKQNFLSLRLGNNHITEEGAEQLAEGLRESSSLQYLGLWGNKIGDKGAEALARALQSSRTLVWLSLVDNNIGSVGAHALAELIQGSVSLEELWLRGNKLSTEEVEELTQIDRRLTF; encoded by the exons ATGTCAGCTCAATGTCTCCTCCGCTCACAGAGGGACCAGCTCGTTGGAGTCCTGGCAGGAGGGTCTCAGGACACTTTCCACAGCCTGCTGGACTACCTGCTGGCATGGGAGGCACTGCTGCAGGAAGACTATGAGAACGTGAGGGTGTCTGGCCGCACCTTGTCTGGGGCCACCCGCAGTCTCCTGGACCTCGTTGAAGGCAAAGGGGAGGCAGCCTGCAGGCTCCTGTTTGCTGCTTTAAACCAAGTCCTGGCCGCTTCGCAGAAATCCCACCTGTCCCTGGAGGATTTCAGCAGCCCACCGCCGCTGGAAACGGACCCACCCTCCTCCGCGGTGCAGTCCCTCCTGCGGTACAGGCCTTCCCTGGTAAGAAAGCTCCACGGGCACGTCGCAGCCACGCTGAAGCTTCTCGTGGACAGAGGCTGTTTCACACAGTACGACTGTGATGAAGTTCAGCTGCCTGTGTACACACCCTCACAGCAG GCACGGAGACTGCTGGACCTCACCAGAATGAAGGGAGAAGACACTGCCCAGCTGCTACTGACGACCATCCAGCAGTTAGGAAAGGGACCCGCTGATACCCCCAGTG GTGCCATATACTTGAAGTACCAGAAGAAGCTGAGGACCACAGTTTCAGCCCAGTCGCGATTCCTCAGCACCTACGACAGGACCGACAACATCTGCCTGGAGGACATCTATACAGACGGCGTCCTGGAAGTATCGCAGAACGCATGTGGGACGAGTGACCAGAAGCAGTGTCCCATTGGGCTGGAGGACATCCTGAGCTCGGCCGGGACGGTGAACGAGGACGCAGACACAGTGCTGATATCGGGGGAGGCGGGCAGTGGAAAGAGCACCCTGCTGCAGTGGCTCCACCTGCTCTGGGCTTCGGGCAGGGCCTTCCAGGAATACCTATTCGTCTTCCCCTTCAGCTGCAGGAGACTGAACTTCATGGAGAGGGAGGTGTCTCTGCGTTCGCTCATCTTCGAACACTGCTGCTGGCCGGATGCAGACCAGGATCAGGTCTTCCAGTTCATCCTCAGCCACCCCGAGAAAACCCTGCTCACCTTCGACGGCTTCGACGAGTTTAAATTCTGCTTCGCCGACGAGAAGAGGCACTGCTCCCCCACCAGCCCCACAGGCATCCAAAGCGTCCTTTTCAATCTCCTGCAGGGAAACCTGCTGAAGAGCGTGTGCAAGGTGATCACCAGCAGGCTGGAGGCAGTCAGCGCCCCTCTGAAGAAGTACATCCGGAAGGAGGCATCCCTGAAAGGCTTTTCCCAACAAGGCATAGAGTCATTTATTAGGAAAAACCACAGCGACCCGACGGTCACAGCACGCTTGATTGGATCCTTACAGAGTAACTCAGCTCTTTTCAGCCTGTGCCACATTCCAGTTTTCTCCTGGATTGTTTCCAGGTGCCATGCAGAGCTGCTTGGGCAGGGGAGCAGCAGTCCACAGACCATGACAGACCTTTACCTGATGATACTTCAGCACTTCCTCCTGCACTCAGCCCAGTCTGCGGCTGGCAGCTGGATACAGGGAAGGGTCGGCACCATCCTTCGCTTGGGAAAGCTGGCCCTGGATGGCTTAGTGTCGTCCTGCTATGTGTTTTCAACCCAGGATCTCAAGCAGGCTCAAGTGGCTGAGGAGGACATCTCAACAGGGTTTCTCAGCACCAGCAAGAACATCTCCTCCCAAAGCGGCAAGCACTACGAGTTCCTCCACATCACAGTGCAGTGCTTCTTTGCATCCCTCTTCATCGTTATCAACGACAACATCGACCATTTCATTATCGCTGCGCTTTTCTGTTCTGGTACCAAGAAGTCTGCACTGGCTTCTGTCAGGACTTGTCCGGAGCCTTGCTTCCTCTCCACCTCCCGCCAAGAAAGCAGAGTGCAAACGCTGCTGCAGAAAGCAGAAAGACCAAACCTTCAAATAACTGCCAGCTTTGTGGCTGGCCTGCTGTCTCAGCGCCACAGGAGTGCACTGCTCGAATCGTGCCAGCCTGCGAAACTGGCCAGGAAGCATGATTACGTGAAAAAGTACTTGTCTAAAGGCATGCTGAAGCACTTCAAATCAATACCTCCCCCGCTGAAGGGGGAGAAGAAAAGCATGCATGCCATGCCTGAATTTGTGTGGCTGATCAAGTGCATTTATGAAATGCAGAACAGCGACTTAGCCAAAGATGCCATGGCGAAACTTGAAGTGGAGCACTTGAAGCTGACCTACTGTAATATCGGCCCGGCTGAATGCACTGCCCTGGCCTTTGTGCTGAGGCATCTGAAGAAGCCTATCGGTTTGCAGTTAGACTGCAATTCAGTGGGAGACGCAGGAATCGAGCAGCTCCTTCCCTGCCTGGAGAAGTGTCATGCTATTTA CCTTCGCAACAATAACATTTCAGACGAGGGCATCTGCAGACTGCTTGAGAAAGGGATTCATTGCCCGAGTTTTCAGAAGATTGC GCTGTTTAACAACAACTTAACAAATGAATGTACGAAGCATTTTGCAAAACTTCTCAAGCAGAAGCAAAATTTTCTTTCCTTAAG GTTGGGTAATAACCACATCACAGAGGAAGGTGCGGAGCAGCTGGCCGAGGGGCTGAGAGAAAGCAGCTCCCTTCAGTACCTGGG GCTGTGGGGGAACAAGATCGGAGACAAGGGTGCAGAAGCACTGGCACGGGCCCTTCAGAGCAGCAGGACTTTGGTTTGGTTAAG CCTGGTAGACAACAACATCGGCAGTGTCGGGGCGCACGCTCTGGCTGAGCTGATCCAGGGGAGTGTCTCTCTGGAGGAGCTCTG gTTGAGAGGCAACAAACTGAGCACTGAGGAGGTTGAGGAACTCACCCAGATTGACAGAAGACTTACTTTCTGA
- the nod2 gene encoding nucleotide-binding oligomerization domain-containing protein 2 isoform X3, whose product MSAQCLLRSQRDQLVGVLAGGSQDTFHSLLDYLLAWEALLQEDYENVRVSGRTLSGATRSLLDLVEGKGEAACRLLFAALNQVLAASQKSHLSLEDFSSPPPLETDPPSSAVQSLLRYRPSLARRLLDLTRMKGEDTAQLLLTTIQQLGKGPADTPSGAIYLKYQKKLRTTVSAQSRFLSTYDRTDNICLEDIYTDGVLEVSQNACGTSDQKQCPIGLEDILSSAGTVNEDADTVLISGEAGSGKSTLLQWLHLLWASGRAFQEYLFVFPFSCRRLNFMEREVSLRSLIFEHCCWPDADQDQVFQFILSHPEKTLLTFDGFDEFKFCFADEKRHCSPTSPTGIQSVLFNLLQGNLLKSVCKVITSRLEAVSAPLKKYIRKEASLKGFSQQGIESFIRKNHSDPTVTARLIGSLQSNSALFSLCHIPVFSWIVSRCHAELLGQGSSSPQTMTDLYLMILQHFLLHSAQSAAGSWIQGRVGTILRLGKLALDGLVSSCYVFSTQDLKQAQVAEEDISTGFLSTSKNISSQSGKHYEFLHITVQCFFASLFIVINDNIDHFIIAALFCSGTKKSALASVRTCPEPCFLSTSRQESRVQTLLQKAERPNLQITASFVAGLLSQRHRSALLESCQPAKLARKHDYVKKYLSKGMLKHFKSIPPPLKGEKKSMHAMPEFVWLIKCIYEMQNSDLAKDAMAKLEVEHLKLTYCNIGPAECTALAFVLRHLKKPIGLQLDCNSVGDAGIEQLLPCLEKCHAIYLRNNNISDEGICRLLEKGIHCPSFQKIALFNNNLTNECTKHFAKLLKQKQNFLSLRLGNNHITEEGAEQLAEGLRESSSLQYLGLWGNKIGDKGAEALARALQSSRTLVWLSLVDNNIGSVGAHALAELIQGSVSLEELWLTNNHITRQGVQYLLEALEKNTTVKSVWLRGNKLSTEEVEELTQIDRRLTF is encoded by the exons ATGTCAGCTCAATGTCTCCTCCGCTCACAGAGGGACCAGCTCGTTGGAGTCCTGGCAGGAGGGTCTCAGGACACTTTCCACAGCCTGCTGGACTACCTGCTGGCATGGGAGGCACTGCTGCAGGAAGACTATGAGAACGTGAGGGTGTCTGGCCGCACCTTGTCTGGGGCCACCCGCAGTCTCCTGGACCTCGTTGAAGGCAAAGGGGAGGCAGCCTGCAGGCTCCTGTTTGCTGCTTTAAACCAAGTCCTGGCCGCTTCGCAGAAATCCCACCTGTCCCTGGAGGATTTCAGCAGCCCACCGCCGCTGGAAACGGACCCACCCTCCTCCGCGGTGCAGTCCCTCCTGCGGTACAGGCCTTCCCTG GCACGGAGACTGCTGGACCTCACCAGAATGAAGGGAGAAGACACTGCCCAGCTGCTACTGACGACCATCCAGCAGTTAGGAAAGGGACCCGCTGATACCCCCAGTG GTGCCATATACTTGAAGTACCAGAAGAAGCTGAGGACCACAGTTTCAGCCCAGTCGCGATTCCTCAGCACCTACGACAGGACCGACAACATCTGCCTGGAGGACATCTATACAGACGGCGTCCTGGAAGTATCGCAGAACGCATGTGGGACGAGTGACCAGAAGCAGTGTCCCATTGGGCTGGAGGACATCCTGAGCTCGGCCGGGACGGTGAACGAGGACGCAGACACAGTGCTGATATCGGGGGAGGCGGGCAGTGGAAAGAGCACCCTGCTGCAGTGGCTCCACCTGCTCTGGGCTTCGGGCAGGGCCTTCCAGGAATACCTATTCGTCTTCCCCTTCAGCTGCAGGAGACTGAACTTCATGGAGAGGGAGGTGTCTCTGCGTTCGCTCATCTTCGAACACTGCTGCTGGCCGGATGCAGACCAGGATCAGGTCTTCCAGTTCATCCTCAGCCACCCCGAGAAAACCCTGCTCACCTTCGACGGCTTCGACGAGTTTAAATTCTGCTTCGCCGACGAGAAGAGGCACTGCTCCCCCACCAGCCCCACAGGCATCCAAAGCGTCCTTTTCAATCTCCTGCAGGGAAACCTGCTGAAGAGCGTGTGCAAGGTGATCACCAGCAGGCTGGAGGCAGTCAGCGCCCCTCTGAAGAAGTACATCCGGAAGGAGGCATCCCTGAAAGGCTTTTCCCAACAAGGCATAGAGTCATTTATTAGGAAAAACCACAGCGACCCGACGGTCACAGCACGCTTGATTGGATCCTTACAGAGTAACTCAGCTCTTTTCAGCCTGTGCCACATTCCAGTTTTCTCCTGGATTGTTTCCAGGTGCCATGCAGAGCTGCTTGGGCAGGGGAGCAGCAGTCCACAGACCATGACAGACCTTTACCTGATGATACTTCAGCACTTCCTCCTGCACTCAGCCCAGTCTGCGGCTGGCAGCTGGATACAGGGAAGGGTCGGCACCATCCTTCGCTTGGGAAAGCTGGCCCTGGATGGCTTAGTGTCGTCCTGCTATGTGTTTTCAACCCAGGATCTCAAGCAGGCTCAAGTGGCTGAGGAGGACATCTCAACAGGGTTTCTCAGCACCAGCAAGAACATCTCCTCCCAAAGCGGCAAGCACTACGAGTTCCTCCACATCACAGTGCAGTGCTTCTTTGCATCCCTCTTCATCGTTATCAACGACAACATCGACCATTTCATTATCGCTGCGCTTTTCTGTTCTGGTACCAAGAAGTCTGCACTGGCTTCTGTCAGGACTTGTCCGGAGCCTTGCTTCCTCTCCACCTCCCGCCAAGAAAGCAGAGTGCAAACGCTGCTGCAGAAAGCAGAAAGACCAAACCTTCAAATAACTGCCAGCTTTGTGGCTGGCCTGCTGTCTCAGCGCCACAGGAGTGCACTGCTCGAATCGTGCCAGCCTGCGAAACTGGCCAGGAAGCATGATTACGTGAAAAAGTACTTGTCTAAAGGCATGCTGAAGCACTTCAAATCAATACCTCCCCCGCTGAAGGGGGAGAAGAAAAGCATGCATGCCATGCCTGAATTTGTGTGGCTGATCAAGTGCATTTATGAAATGCAGAACAGCGACTTAGCCAAAGATGCCATGGCGAAACTTGAAGTGGAGCACTTGAAGCTGACCTACTGTAATATCGGCCCGGCTGAATGCACTGCCCTGGCCTTTGTGCTGAGGCATCTGAAGAAGCCTATCGGTTTGCAGTTAGACTGCAATTCAGTGGGAGACGCAGGAATCGAGCAGCTCCTTCCCTGCCTGGAGAAGTGTCATGCTATTTA CCTTCGCAACAATAACATTTCAGACGAGGGCATCTGCAGACTGCTTGAGAAAGGGATTCATTGCCCGAGTTTTCAGAAGATTGC GCTGTTTAACAACAACTTAACAAATGAATGTACGAAGCATTTTGCAAAACTTCTCAAGCAGAAGCAAAATTTTCTTTCCTTAAG GTTGGGTAATAACCACATCACAGAGGAAGGTGCGGAGCAGCTGGCCGAGGGGCTGAGAGAAAGCAGCTCCCTTCAGTACCTGGG GCTGTGGGGGAACAAGATCGGAGACAAGGGTGCAGAAGCACTGGCACGGGCCCTTCAGAGCAGCAGGACTTTGGTTTGGTTAAG CCTGGTAGACAACAACATCGGCAGTGTCGGGGCGCACGCTCTGGCTGAGCTGATCCAGGGGAGTGTCTCTCTGGAGGAGCTCTG GCTTACAAACAACCACATTACAAGACAGGGGGTGCAGTATCTTCTAGAAGCACTTGAGAAAAATACTACTGTTAAATCAGTGTG gTTGAGAGGCAACAAACTGAGCACTGAGGAGGTTGAGGAACTCACCCAGATTGACAGAAGACTTACTTTCTGA